A stretch of the Hippocampus zosterae strain Florida chromosome 18, ASM2543408v3, whole genome shotgun sequence genome encodes the following:
- the plppr1 gene encoding phospholipid phosphatase-related protein type 1 isoform X1, translated as MASNHILRSYSIIPCFIFVELVIMSGTVLLAYYMECTDLFSVHVQGFFCNDAELMKPYPGTEEASFVPPLILYCVVAAAPTAIIFVGEVSMYAMKSTRESLLAQEKTIVTGDCCYLNPLVRRVIRFIGVFAFGLFATDIFVNAGQVVTGGLSPYFLSVCKPNYTGNECRLNQQFITNSNICTGNPIIVGNARRSFPSKDASLSVYSAVYLTMYITSTIKTKSSRLAKPVLCLGTLCSAFLTGLNRVSEYRNHCSDVVAGFILGSAVALFLGVCVVNNFKGVHGATSKQKSEDYRGLPLMTFPRVESPLETLSAQVSLPHPPMDCDAML; from the exons ATGGCGTCCAACCACATCCTACGAAGCTACTCCATCATTCCGTGTTTCATCTTTGTAGAG CTTGTTATCATGTCTGGCACGGTGTTGCTGGCCTACTACATGGAGTGCACAGATCTTTTCAGCGTACACGTGCAAGGCTTCTTCTGCAACGACGCCGAATTAATGAAGCCGTACCCCGGGACGGAGGAGGCTAGCTTTGTACCCCCACTCATCTTGTACTGCGTGGTGGCCGCCGCTCCAACCGCTATT ATTTTCGTTGGGGAGGTGTCCATGTACGCCATGAAATCCACACGGGAATCTCTCTTGGCCCAGGAGAAGACCATCGTAACTGGTGACTGTTGTTACCTCAACCCTCTTGTTCGCCGCGTCATACGCTTCATCG gtgtgtttgcgtttggcCTGTTTGCCACAGACATTTTCGTCAATGCGGGCCAGGTGGTCACGGGTGGTCTCTCGCCCTACTTTCTGTCCGTGTGCAAGCCCAACTACACCGGCAACGAATGCCGTTTGAACCAGCAGTTTATCACAAACAGCAACATCTGTACCGGCAACCCCATAATTGTCGGGAATGCCCGCCGCTCTTTTCCATCCAAAGACGCCTCCCTGAGCGTTTACTCTGCTGTTTACCTGACG ATGTACATCACCAGTACGATCAAGACCAAGTCCAGTCGCTTGGCCAAGCCTGTACTTTGTCTGGGCACTCTCTGTTCAGCCTTCCTCACTGGACTCAACCGGGTTTCAGAGTATCGAAACCACTGTTCAGACGTGGTGGCTGGATTCATACTGGGATCAGCGGTTGCACTTTTTCTG GGTGTGTGCGTGGTGAACAACTTCAAAGGCGTCCACGGTGCCACGAGCAAACAGAAGAGCGAAGATTACCGCGGCCTCCCCCTGATGACTTTCCCTCGCGTCGAGAGTCCTCTGGAGACCCTCAGTGCACAG GTGTCCCTCCCACACCCACCAATGGATTGTGATGCAATGTTGTGA
- the plppr1 gene encoding phospholipid phosphatase-related protein type 1 isoform X2, which yields MASNHILRSYSIIPCFIFVELVIMSGTVLLAYYMECTDLFSVHVQGFFCNDAELMKPYPGTEEASFVPPLILYCVVAAAPTAIIFVGEVSMYAMKSTRESLLAQEKTIVTGDCCYLNPLVRRVIRFIGVFAFGLFATDIFVNAGQVVTGGLSPYFLSVCKPNYTGNECRLNQQFITNSNICTGNPIIVGNARRSFPSKDASLSVYSAVYLTMYITSTIKTKSSRLAKPVLCLGTLCSAFLTGLNRVSEYRNHCSDVVAGFILGSAVALFLGVCVVNNFKGVHGATSKQKSEDYRGLPLMTFPRVESPLETLSAQNHSASMTEVT from the exons ATGGCGTCCAACCACATCCTACGAAGCTACTCCATCATTCCGTGTTTCATCTTTGTAGAG CTTGTTATCATGTCTGGCACGGTGTTGCTGGCCTACTACATGGAGTGCACAGATCTTTTCAGCGTACACGTGCAAGGCTTCTTCTGCAACGACGCCGAATTAATGAAGCCGTACCCCGGGACGGAGGAGGCTAGCTTTGTACCCCCACTCATCTTGTACTGCGTGGTGGCCGCCGCTCCAACCGCTATT ATTTTCGTTGGGGAGGTGTCCATGTACGCCATGAAATCCACACGGGAATCTCTCTTGGCCCAGGAGAAGACCATCGTAACTGGTGACTGTTGTTACCTCAACCCTCTTGTTCGCCGCGTCATACGCTTCATCG gtgtgtttgcgtttggcCTGTTTGCCACAGACATTTTCGTCAATGCGGGCCAGGTGGTCACGGGTGGTCTCTCGCCCTACTTTCTGTCCGTGTGCAAGCCCAACTACACCGGCAACGAATGCCGTTTGAACCAGCAGTTTATCACAAACAGCAACATCTGTACCGGCAACCCCATAATTGTCGGGAATGCCCGCCGCTCTTTTCCATCCAAAGACGCCTCCCTGAGCGTTTACTCTGCTGTTTACCTGACG ATGTACATCACCAGTACGATCAAGACCAAGTCCAGTCGCTTGGCCAAGCCTGTACTTTGTCTGGGCACTCTCTGTTCAGCCTTCCTCACTGGACTCAACCGGGTTTCAGAGTATCGAAACCACTGTTCAGACGTGGTGGCTGGATTCATACTGGGATCAGCGGTTGCACTTTTTCTG GGTGTGTGCGTGGTGAACAACTTCAAAGGCGTCCACGGTGCCACGAGCAAACAGAAGAGCGAAGATTACCGCGGCCTCCCCCTGATGACTTTCCCTCGCGTCGAGAGTCCTCTGGAGACCCTCAGTGCACAG AACCACTCGGCATCAATGACGGAGGTCACATGA